In the Apteryx mantelli isolate bAptMan1 chromosome 13, bAptMan1.hap1, whole genome shotgun sequence genome, one interval contains:
- the MMGT1 gene encoding ER membrane protein complex subunit 5: MAAASVWKGLVGLGLFALAHAAFSAAQHRSYMRLTEKEDETLPIDIVLQTLLAFAVTCYGIVHIAGEFKDMDATSELKNKTFDTLRNHPSFYVFNHRGRVLFQSPDTVNSSSNQDALSSSSSLKFRKLEPLRR; encoded by the exons ATGGCGGCCGCCTCGGTGTggaaggggctggtggggctcGGCCTCTTCGCCTTGGCCCACGCGGCCTTCTCGGCGGCGCAGC ATCGTTCTTACATGAGACTaacagaaaaggaagatgaaacgTTGCCGATAGAT ATAGTTCTTCAAACTCTGTTAGCCTTTGCAGTTACCTGCTATGGGATAGTACATATCGCAGGAGAGTTTAAAGACATGGATGCCACTTCAGAACTAAAAAATAA GACATTTGACACATTAAGGAACCATCCATCATTTTATGTATTTAATCATCGTGGTAGAGTATTGTTCCAGTCCCCAGACACAGTGAATTCTTCTTCAAACCAAGATGCTTTGTCATCCAGCTCGTCACTGAAATTTCGAAAACTTGAACCTCTGCGCCGTTAA